The window CCACGCTCACGCGGTCGGAGGAGCGCGCCAGCAGGTCGTAGTAGGCGCTGAGCTGATCCCAGTTGGCCATCTGGCGGTCGGCCCCCACCTCGAAGCCGAAGCGGGAGGACGGGCTGGGAACGCCCTGGGCCGCGACCGTGGGCGCGAACGGCAGGACAAGAAGCGCCGCGGCCAGCGCGGCGCGCACGATGCGACGGGACGGGTTCATGGGACCTCTCGGATGGGCTCGGCAGACGGGGCCGCAGGCGCCGTCGGTGTGGTGGCGTGACGGCGTCGATTCGAGAGTAGGCGTGGGCCGGGTGGCGAGCAACGGCGGAGGAGGGGGCGCACTCGAAGTGCCCACGGCCGACTAACCGGAAGGGCCCGAGCACGGGGCGGGAGCCTGACGCGTTCGGGTGGCCCGTTCGCGTTCGGCTGGAGGGACGAGCGGCATGTCCCAGCGCCAGCCGGGATGCGCACGCCTTCGGACGGCGCGCCTTCGACTAGAGCCCGGTGGGGAAGTCCAGGAACTCCCATGCGAGACCGTGCTCGGTCTCGAGGTGGAGCGCCAGGGCGCGCACGCCCCAGGTCTCGGTGGCGTAGTGGCCCGCGTAGTAGACGTTGACGCCCAGCTCCATGGCGTCGAAGTACGTGTGGTGCGCGCCCTCGCCCGTGATCAGCGCGTCCATGCCGGCGCGGGCGGCCTCGCCGATCAGGGAGCCGCCTCCCCCGGTGACCACGGCCACCTTCCGCACCCGGGCGGGGCCACCCCCGATCAGACGGACCGCTCCCCCGACCGTCTCCTCGATGCGGGTGGTGAGCATCTCGCGGGGTGTGTCCAGCCGACCATACCAGCCGAGGCTCGCTCCCTTGTAGTCGCCGAACGGGCCTTCGATCTCGACGCCCAGCGCGCGCGCCAGCACGGCGGAGTTGCCCACCTCGGGATGGGCGTCGAGCGGGAGGTGGGCGCTGTAGAGGGCGAGGCCCGCGTCGAGCAGCAGCTTGGCCTTCCGGTAGCGCCGGCCGGTCAGGGGCGCGGCTCCGCCCCAGAAGAGCCCGTGGTGGACCACCAGGACGTCACAGCCCCGCTGGATTGCGGCGGCCAGGGTGGCCTCGCTCGCGTCGACGGCCACACCGACCCGGCCCACGGGCCGGGTGCCCCACACCTGGAGGCCGTTGTGGGCGTCCGCGTAGTCGGGGTGCCCCACCACACCGAGGTAGTCGTCCAGGTAGGCGACGAGTGATTCTAGATCCACGATCCTGATCCCTTCGCCCGTGCCGGGGTCCTCAAACCAGAACGTGGAGTCGGAAACATTTCCACATGTTTCCCTCCATGTGGAAAAGGCCGGGTCGCCCGACCCTCCGTCCTCAGGCTTTCCCGGCCGTGGCGGGCTGGGGGGCGCTTTTGGGCGGGGGGTTCGTCGCGGCCGACGTCGACGGCTTGGACGGCGTCAGATCGGGCGCCTTGACCTCACCCATGTGGATCCGGCCGTTCAGGATCGCGCCCTCCTCCAGCTGCATGCGGCGCACGAAGATCTCGCCGTCGATGCGGCAGGTGGACTGGAGCTCCAGGCGCGACGCCGCGTTGACGGTCCCCGTGACCTTCCCGGAGATGACCGCATCCTGCGTGTCGATGTTGCCCTCGACCGTCCCGTCCTTGCCCACCACGACCGCCTTGCCCGCCTTGATGCTGCCTTCCACGCTGCCCTCGACGCGCATGGTGCCGTCGGTGATGCAGTCGCCGATGACCTTCATGCCGGGGCCGATGATCGAAATGATCGCGTCGTTCTGCGGATTCATCGCTGCTCGGTCCTTGACCTTGGGTGAAGGGTCTGGGGTGCGCTCGCTCTGCTTGTCCGACGCGTCCGTCCTACGGCTGTCGGACCATCTCGAGAGGATTGACCGGCCTTCCATTTCTGAGGATCTCGAAGTGCAGGTGGGGAGCCGTGGAGCGGCCGGTTGAGCCGCTCATCGCGATTACCTCGTTTCGACGCACCGGGTTGCCGCGAGCGACCAGGACCTGCGAAGCGTGGGCGTACACCGTCCGGTAGCCGTCCACGTGATCGATCATCACGTAGTTGCCGTATACCGGATCCTCTCCCACCTCCGCGACGACGCCCGACCCTGACGCTCGCACGTAGGAATCCGTGGGCGTGGCAATATCCAGGCCGGGATGCTCGTTGACGGGCCCGGCGATCAGGGGCTGCGTGACGAAGCCCCGCTCGGTGAGCGGCCAGCTCGTGGGCCGCCCGTCGTCGGTGGACGCCGAGGACCGCCGGGACGGTGCGTCCGTGCCGGGGAGCCAGACCCCCGAGGCGGCCTCGTCGGTGGCCGGCATGAACAAGGACCGCACCCGCTCGTACTCGGCCTCCAGCACCTCGAGCTGGCGCGCCAGGTCGTTCATGCGGGAGCGGTCGGCCTCCAGCGCAGCGACCTGCCGCTCCAGGTCGGACACGCGGAAGGAGCGCACGGCCAGGTACCACCAGCTCCCCGCCATCGCGGCCAGGAGCAGGGCCGCTGCGGCGATGCCCCCCAGCAGCAGGCGGAGGCGGGTGGCCGTGAAGCGGAAGGTGCGGGTGGAGCGGCTGCCCTCCGGCACCACCATGATGGAAAGGCCGGGCGCGTCCATCGTGGGCTGCCGCTACCCGAGGACGTCCGTGGTCTCGCGCCCGGTGATGAGGGCGAAGAGACGCTCGAACTCCTCGTCGTTGTGGAAGGGGATCTCGATGGCGCCGGCTCCGTTCTTCTGGCGAGCCAGCTGCACCCGCGTGGAGAGGGCCTCCTCGAGCGCCCGCTCGAGGGCCGCCAGGTGGGGGTCGGGGGCGCTGCGGCCGTTGCTGGCCGGTCGCGGCTTGGGCTGCTTCTGCACCTGCCGCTCCACCTCGCGCACGGACCA of the Gemmatimonadota bacterium genome contains:
- a CDS encoding Nif3-like dinuclear metal center hexameric protein; the encoded protein is MDLESLVAYLDDYLGVVGHPDYADAHNGLQVWGTRPVGRVGVAVDASEATLAAAIQRGCDVLVVHHGLFWGGAAPLTGRRYRKAKLLLDAGLALYSAHLPLDAHPEVGNSAVLARALGVEIEGPFGDYKGASLGWYGRLDTPREMLTTRIEETVGGAVRLIGGGPARVRKVAVVTGGGGSLIGEAARAGMDALITGEGAHHTYFDAMELGVNVYYAGHYATETWGVRALALHLETEHGLAWEFLDFPTGL
- a CDS encoding M23 family metallopeptidase, encoding MDAPGLSIMVVPEGSRSTRTFRFTATRLRLLLGGIAAAALLLAAMAGSWWYLAVRSFRVSDLERQVAALEADRSRMNDLARQLEVLEAEYERVRSLFMPATDEAASGVWLPGTDAPSRRSSASTDDGRPTSWPLTERGFVTQPLIAGPVNEHPGLDIATPTDSYVRASGSGVVAEVGEDPVYGNYVMIDHVDGYRTVYAHASQVLVARGNPVRRNEVIAMSGSTGRSTAPHLHFEILRNGRPVNPLEMVRQP
- a CDS encoding polymer-forming cytoskeletal protein; amino-acid sequence: MNPQNDAIISIIGPGMKVIGDCITDGTMRVEGSVEGSIKAGKAVVVGKDGTVEGNIDTQDAVISGKVTGTVNAASRLELQSTCRIDGEIFVRRMQLEEGAILNGRIHMGEVKAPDLTPSKPSTSAATNPPPKSAPQPATAGKA